Proteins from a genomic interval of Tolypothrix sp. NIES-4075:
- a CDS encoding alkene reductase: protein MNSPTLLFTPIQLGDYTLPNRMIMAPMTRLRAIESIPNSLMATYYTQRVSAGLIVTECTMVSPLSLGYMNCPGIYTDEQVAGWRLVTDAVHEKGGRIFLQLWHCGRVSHSSLLDGQLPVAPSAIAGVGELHTPVGKVSLETPRALSTQEIPEIVAQFRLGAENALAAGFDGVELHGAFGYLIDQFLQDGSNQRTDEYGGSIEKRSRFMLEVVEAVASVWGANRVGIKLSPSNTFYGMYDSNSKETFTYAINALNSFGLAYLHLMEPNEVDLKTRDVMNPITPYYRQIYQGTLITNGDYDRLKGDRILAKGDADLVSFGKLFLANPDLPKRFQLNAQLNTPDPKTFYAPDAKGYTDYPFLELQNT from the coding sequence ATGAATTCACCAACCCTACTTTTCACACCCATCCAACTTGGTGACTACACCCTCCCCAACCGGATGATAATGGCACCAATGACACGTTTGCGGGCAATTGAAAGCATCCCCAACTCCTTAATGGCAACTTATTACACCCAACGGGTAAGCGCTGGATTAATCGTCACCGAATGTACGATGGTTTCACCACTCAGCCTGGGATACATGAACTGTCCGGGTATCTACACAGACGAACAGGTTGCCGGATGGCGGTTGGTAACAGATGCAGTGCATGAAAAAGGGGGAAGAATATTCTTGCAACTATGGCATTGTGGGCGAGTTTCGCACTCCAGTTTACTTGATGGACAATTGCCAGTTGCGCCGAGTGCGATCGCTGGAGTAGGCGAACTCCACACCCCGGTCGGCAAAGTATCTTTAGAAACACCCCGCGCTTTGTCAACTCAGGAAATACCAGAAATAGTCGCACAATTTCGCCTCGGTGCAGAAAACGCTTTAGCTGCTGGCTTTGATGGAGTGGAACTCCACGGTGCTTTTGGCTATTTGATAGACCAATTTTTGCAAGATGGTTCCAACCAACGCACAGATGAGTATGGTGGGTCAATTGAGAAGCGATCGCGATTTATGTTAGAAGTAGTTGAAGCAGTTGCCAGCGTCTGGGGTGCAAACCGTGTTGGCATCAAACTTTCACCCAGCAACACCTTCTACGGAATGTATGATTCCAACTCAAAAGAGACATTTACTTACGCGATAAATGCGCTAAACTCCTTCGGACTGGCTTACCTTCACCTCATGGAACCGAATGAAGTCGATTTGAAAACCCGCGACGTGATGAACCCCATCACACCTTACTATCGCCAAATATATCAAGGTACATTAATCACCAACGGCGACTACGATCGCTTAAAAGGCGATCGTATCTTAGCTAAAGGCGATGCAGATTTAGTATCTTTTGGCAAATTATTTCTCGCCAATCCTGACTTACCAAAACGCTTTCAACTAAACGCCCAATTAAACACACCAGATCCAAAAACATTTTACGCCCCAGATGCCAAAGGATACACTGATTACCCATTCCTAGAACTTCAGAATACTTGA